From Rhizobium favelukesii, the proteins below share one genomic window:
- a CDS encoding DUF502 domain-containing protein, which yields MTEKLPRLPIATRIRNNFLAGLIICAPIAITLWLTWSVVRWADSWVKPYLPARYDPDNYLNFAVPGSGLLIALIAITLIGFLGKNLIGQSIVHFSESLVQRVPLVRSIYQSVKQIFETVLKDKTNSFKKVGLIEYPSPGLWALVFISTDAKGEIASKFKAMGQDMVCVFLPPTPVPTAGFLIFTPREKIVPLDMSPEDAAKLLISGGLVTPEELAGRIAKQERTRKPLPAPIEM from the coding sequence ATGACGGAAAAACTGCCCCGATTGCCGATAGCCACTCGCATCAGGAACAACTTCCTGGCGGGCCTTATCATTTGCGCGCCCATCGCGATTACGCTGTGGCTGACATGGTCGGTCGTGCGATGGGCAGACAGCTGGGTGAAGCCGTACCTGCCGGCGCGCTATGACCCGGACAACTATCTGAATTTCGCTGTGCCCGGTTCCGGCCTGCTGATCGCGCTTATCGCGATCACGCTTATCGGCTTCCTCGGCAAAAACCTGATCGGCCAGAGCATCGTTCATTTCAGCGAATCGCTTGTGCAGCGCGTACCGCTCGTGCGCAGTATCTATCAGAGCGTAAAGCAGATTTTCGAGACGGTGCTGAAGGACAAAACAAACTCCTTCAAGAAGGTCGGCCTAATCGAATATCCCAGCCCCGGTCTCTGGGCGCTCGTCTTCATTTCGACGGATGCCAAGGGGGAGATTGCGTCGAAGTTCAAAGCGATGGGCCAGGACATGGTCTGCGTGTTCCTGCCGCCGACGCCGGTGCCGACGGCCGGATTTCTGATCTTTACGCCGCGCGAGAAGATTGTTCCGCTCGATATGTCACCGGAGGATGCAGCAAAGCTCTTGATCTCCGGCGGCCTTGTCACACCGGAAGAGCTTGCCGGGCGCATCGCGAAACAAGAACGAACGCGCAAGCCGCTGCCGGCGCCTATCGAGATGTAG
- the recG gene encoding ATP-dependent DNA helicase RecG, translating into MRPAILDPLFSPVSALPGVGPKIAELLVKLLGRETPDDTRVVDLLFHAPHSLIDRRNQPGIARAPQGAIVTVTARVDRHQVPPRGKSNIPYRVVLHDESGELTLVFFRGQPAWLEKQLPLDEEVTVSGKIDWFNGRASMVHPDYIVKASEAENLPLVEPIYPLTAGLSPKTLRKIIEAALPRTPELPEWIDLTLAQKQGLPSTADAFHALHEPCDPADIDTQAPARRRLAYDEFMAGQLSLSLVRQRLRKVAGQPVHATGIISRQILQTLPFSPTGSQNAAVADILKDMAGEDRMLRLLQGDVGSGKTLVALIAMAAVIESGGQAVLMAPTEILARQHYATISRFAASAGLRLEVLTGRTKGREREDILERIASGEAQIVIGTHALFQDTVNYRNLMLAVVDEQHRFGVHQRLRLTAKGITPHMLVMTATPIPRTLVLAAFGDMDVSKLTEKPAGRKPIQTITVPTERIGEIVGRLKSAVGEGKKAYWICPLVEESEESDLMSVEERHATLVSSLGPGIGLIHGRMSGAEKDAVMMAFKNGEIRLLVATTVVEVGVDIPDATIMVIEHAERFGLAQLHQLRGRVGRGDAASTCILLYKGPLGETGHARLSIMRETEDGFRIAEEDLKLRGEGELLGTRQSGTPGFRIASLEAHADLLEIARRDAAYLIERDPDLTSDRGKAVRTLLYLFRRDEAIRFLHAG; encoded by the coding sequence ATGCGCCCCGCTATTCTCGATCCGCTGTTTTCGCCCGTTTCCGCCCTGCCCGGCGTCGGCCCAAAGATCGCCGAGCTGCTGGTAAAGCTGCTTGGGCGCGAGACGCCTGACGATACGCGCGTCGTCGATCTGCTGTTTCATGCGCCGCACTCCCTGATCGACCGTCGAAACCAGCCCGGTATCGCCCGCGCGCCGCAAGGCGCCATCGTCACCGTCACGGCTCGCGTGGATCGCCACCAGGTGCCGCCGCGCGGCAAAAGCAACATCCCTTACCGCGTCGTCCTGCATGACGAGTCCGGCGAACTGACACTCGTTTTCTTCCGCGGCCAGCCGGCATGGCTGGAAAAGCAATTACCGCTCGACGAAGAGGTGACCGTCAGCGGCAAGATCGACTGGTTCAATGGCCGCGCTTCGATGGTGCATCCAGACTATATTGTGAAGGCCAGCGAAGCCGAGAATCTGCCCCTCGTCGAGCCGATTTACCCCCTCACCGCAGGTCTTTCGCCAAAGACACTGCGCAAGATCATCGAAGCCGCGCTGCCGCGCACGCCCGAACTTCCGGAATGGATCGACCTGACCCTCGCACAGAAACAGGGGCTGCCCTCGACAGCGGACGCTTTCCACGCCCTGCACGAACCATGTGATCCCGCGGATATCGATACGCAAGCCCCCGCCCGTCGCCGCCTCGCCTATGACGAATTCATGGCGGGCCAGCTCTCCCTCAGTCTAGTGCGCCAGCGCCTGCGCAAGGTCGCCGGCCAACCGGTGCATGCCACCGGCATCATCAGTCGGCAAATCCTGCAGACCCTGCCGTTCTCTCCGACCGGCAGCCAGAACGCCGCGGTTGCAGATATCCTCAAGGATATGGCCGGCGAGGACCGCATGCTGCGGCTGCTGCAGGGCGATGTCGGTTCCGGCAAGACGTTGGTCGCACTGATAGCGATGGCCGCTGTCATCGAAAGCGGCGGCCAGGCCGTCCTGATGGCCCCCACGGAGATCCTCGCGCGTCAACACTACGCGACGATCTCGAGATTCGCCGCTTCGGCCGGTCTGCGCCTCGAAGTCCTCACAGGCCGTACCAAGGGTCGTGAGCGCGAAGACATCCTCGAGAGGATCGCGTCGGGAGAGGCGCAGATCGTTATCGGCACACACGCCCTGTTCCAAGACACCGTCAACTATCGCAACCTGATGCTGGCTGTCGTTGACGAGCAGCATCGTTTCGGCGTCCACCAGCGCCTGCGACTGACCGCCAAGGGCATCACGCCGCACATGCTTGTGATGACGGCGACGCCGATCCCGCGAACCCTGGTGCTTGCCGCCTTCGGCGACATGGACGTCTCGAAGCTGACGGAAAAGCCGGCCGGCCGAAAGCCGATCCAGACGATTACCGTGCCGACCGAACGCATTGGCGAGATCGTTGGACGGCTGAAGAGCGCGGTCGGAGAGGGCAAGAAGGCCTATTGGATCTGCCCGCTCGTCGAGGAATCCGAGGAGAGCGATCTGATGTCGGTCGAAGAGCGCCATGCAACGCTCGTCTCGTCGCTCGGCCCAGGCATCGGTTTGATCCACGGCCGCATGAGCGGCGCCGAAAAGGACGCCGTGATGATGGCGTTCAAGAACGGCGAAATCCGCCTGTTGGTCGCCACGACCGTGGTGGAAGTCGGCGTGGATATTCCTGATGCTACGATCATGGTGATCGAGCATGCCGAGCGCTTCGGCCTGGCGCAGTTGCATCAGCTTCGCGGCCGTGTCGGCCGCGGCGACGCGGCCTCGACCTGCATCCTGCTCTATAAGGGACCGCTTGGCGAGACCGGCCATGCGCGCCTGTCGATCATGCGTGAAACCGAAGACGGCTTCCGCATTGCAGAGGAAGACCTGAAACTGCGCGGCGAAGGCGAACTGCTCGGCACACGGCAATCGGGAACACCGGGCTTTCGTATCGCGAGCCTGGAGGCTCATGCCGATCTTCTGGAAATCGCCCGCCGCGATGCTGCGTATCTGATAGAGCGTGATCCGGACCTCACCAGCGACCGCGGCAAGGCCGTCCGCACCCTGCTCTACCTGTTCCGTCGCGATGAGGCGATCCGCTTCCTACATGCCGGGTGA
- a CDS encoding succinate dehydrogenase assembly factor 2 — protein MTGVSLSSADLDPRRRRILFRCWHRGIREMDLVFGQFAEKEIATLSETELDEFETVMAEEDNDLVRWIMGTWPVPERFQTPMFERLAAYKPDFEYPADALPRNA, from the coding sequence ATGACGGGTGTGTCACTCTCGAGCGCCGATCTTGATCCGCGCCGCCGCCGAATCCTCTTTCGCTGCTGGCATCGCGGCATTCGCGAGATGGATCTGGTCTTCGGGCAGTTCGCCGAAAAGGAGATCGCGACCCTGTCAGAGACCGAACTCGACGAGTTCGAAACCGTCATGGCCGAAGAGGACAACGATCTTGTGCGCTGGATCATGGGAACATGGCCGGTGCCCGAGCGTTTTCAGACGCCGATGTTCGAGCGCCTTGCCGCCTACAAGCCCGATTTCGAGTATCCAGCCGACGCCCTGCCCAGGAACGCGTAA
- the mfd gene encoding transcription-repair coupling factor, which produces MIPGFNVKKLSAVAEPLTIGNVPTGVEALLLADLARAGEPVAYVLSDGQRMADLEQILGFVAPEIPVLTLPAWDCLPYDRVSPSADTSARRLAALGGLIAHRKKPHAAIVLVTVNAMLQKVAPQEVIESLAFSARPGNTVRMDNIAGRLERNGFDRVATVREVGEYAVRGGILDVFVPGSEEPVRLDFFGDTLESIRSFDPASQRTTGQLRSLDLNPMSEVTLTPDTISRFRKNYLSSFGAATRDDALYLAISEGRRYPGMEHWLPLFYEKLETVFDYLTGFRLVTDHAVRQAAEERSKLVFDYYDARLNSGQPGKGQMAQGTPYKPVTPGQLYLDGKTFANTLDAFDAMRISPFNEHEGEARRVINLDARQGERWARSNAEGGGNAERVNVFDAVVKHIADKRSSGAKVLITAWTEGSLDRLLQVLNEHGLERVKPIGALKEIDSLAKGEAAAAVLSLESGFEAGNLVVIGEQDILGDRMVRRSKRRKRAADFISEVAGLDEGSVVVHAQHGIGRFVGLRTIEAAGAPHACLELQYADDAKLFLPVENIDLLSRYGGEGTEAPLDKLGGGAWQMRKAKLKKRLLDMADALIRIAAERLTRHAPVLTTPEGLYDEFSARFPYDETEDQDNAIEAVRSDLGAGRPMDRLVCGDVGFGKTEVALRAAFVAAMNGIQVAVVVPTTLLARQHFKTFSERFRGLPVRIQQASRLVGSKELALTKKEVAEGKTDIVVGTHALLGAGIQFANLGLLIIDEEQHFGVKHKERLKELKSDVHVLTLSATPIPRTLQLAMTGVRELSLITTPPVDRMAVRTFISPFDSLVIRETLMREHYRGGQSFYVCPRLADLEDVHAFLRSDVPELKVAVAHGQMPAGELEDIMNAFYEGRYDVLLSTTIVESGLDVPTANTLIVHRADMFGLAQLYQLRGRVGRSKVRAFALFTLPVNKVLTATAERRLKVLQSLDTLGAGFQLASHDLDIRGAGNLLGEEQSGHIKEVGFELYQQMLEEAVAEVKGVDEIQDSGWSPQISVGTSVMIPDGYVPDLHLRMALYRRLGEIAELKEIDGFGAEMIDRFGPMPIEVQHLLKIVYVKSLCRVANVEKLDAGPKGVVIQFRNKEFPNPASLVGYIAKQGSMAKIRPDQSVFLTRDLPTPEKRLQGAAVIMTQLAEMAKA; this is translated from the coding sequence ATGATCCCAGGTTTTAACGTAAAGAAGCTGTCAGCGGTCGCCGAGCCGCTGACCATCGGCAACGTGCCCACAGGTGTGGAGGCTTTGTTGCTGGCCGATCTGGCGCGCGCCGGCGAGCCGGTCGCTTACGTGCTTTCCGATGGCCAGCGGATGGCCGACTTGGAGCAGATTCTCGGCTTCGTCGCGCCCGAGATCCCGGTCCTGACACTGCCGGCCTGGGACTGTCTTCCTTACGACCGCGTTTCGCCGAGCGCGGATACCTCAGCACGCCGGCTCGCGGCGCTGGGCGGCCTGATCGCGCATCGCAAGAAACCGCATGCGGCCATCGTGCTGGTGACCGTCAATGCAATGCTGCAGAAGGTTGCCCCGCAGGAGGTCATCGAGAGCCTGGCGTTTTCCGCACGTCCGGGAAACACTGTGCGCATGGACAACATTGCCGGGCGGTTGGAACGCAATGGTTTCGACCGCGTCGCAACGGTGCGCGAGGTCGGCGAATATGCGGTGCGCGGCGGCATTCTGGATGTCTTTGTGCCCGGTTCCGAGGAGCCTGTTCGCCTCGATTTCTTCGGCGACACGCTGGAAAGCATCCGCAGCTTCGATCCGGCAAGCCAGCGCACGACAGGGCAGCTCCGTTCACTCGACCTTAACCCGATGAGCGAGGTCACGCTGACGCCCGATACCATCAGCCGTTTCCGCAAGAACTACCTCTCCTCGTTCGGCGCGGCAACGCGCGACGATGCGCTTTATCTCGCCATATCGGAGGGGCGGCGCTATCCGGGCATGGAGCATTGGCTGCCGCTTTTCTACGAGAAGCTGGAGACGGTATTCGACTATCTCACAGGCTTCCGACTGGTGACCGATCACGCGGTACGCCAGGCTGCCGAGGAGCGCTCCAAGCTTGTGTTCGACTATTATGACGCGCGCCTGAATTCCGGACAGCCCGGCAAAGGTCAGATGGCGCAAGGAACGCCCTATAAACCCGTGACGCCCGGCCAGCTCTATTTGGACGGAAAGACTTTCGCCAACACGCTCGACGCGTTCGACGCGATGCGGATTTCGCCCTTCAACGAGCACGAGGGAGAGGCGCGGCGCGTCATCAATCTCGATGCTCGACAGGGCGAGCGGTGGGCACGCTCGAACGCGGAGGGGGGTGGCAATGCCGAACGCGTGAATGTCTTCGACGCCGTCGTGAAACATATTGCCGACAAACGCTCATCCGGCGCCAAGGTGTTGATCACCGCCTGGACGGAAGGTTCGCTAGACCGTCTGCTGCAGGTGCTGAACGAACACGGCCTGGAGCGCGTGAAACCGATCGGCGCCCTGAAAGAGATCGACAGCCTTGCCAAAGGCGAGGCAGCAGCCGCTGTGCTCAGTCTCGAATCCGGATTTGAAGCCGGCAATCTGGTGGTCATCGGCGAGCAGGACATTCTCGGCGACCGCATGGTGCGGCGCTCGAAGCGGCGCAAACGCGCTGCGGATTTCATCTCTGAGGTCGCCGGTCTCGATGAAGGTTCGGTCGTCGTCCACGCGCAGCACGGCATCGGCCGGTTCGTGGGCCTGCGGACGATCGAAGCGGCGGGCGCGCCGCATGCCTGCCTTGAACTGCAGTATGCCGACGATGCGAAGCTCTTCCTACCGGTCGAGAATATCGATCTGCTGTCGCGCTACGGCGGCGAGGGGACGGAAGCTCCGCTCGACAAGCTCGGCGGTGGCGCATGGCAGATGCGCAAGGCCAAGCTCAAGAAGCGACTGCTCGATATGGCGGATGCGCTGATCCGTATTGCCGCCGAACGCCTGACGCGACACGCGCCCGTGCTGACGACGCCGGAAGGTCTCTATGATGAGTTCTCCGCCCGCTTCCCCTACGACGAGACGGAAGACCAGGACAACGCCATCGAGGCCGTGCGCTCCGATCTTGGGGCCGGCCGGCCGATGGATCGTCTCGTCTGCGGCGACGTCGGCTTCGGCAAGACAGAGGTGGCGCTTCGTGCTGCCTTCGTGGCGGCGATGAATGGTATTCAAGTTGCCGTGGTCGTGCCGACCACGCTGCTGGCCCGCCAGCACTTCAAGACCTTCTCCGAGCGGTTCCGCGGCCTGCCTGTGCGCATCCAGCAGGCCTCGCGCCTCGTCGGTTCGAAGGAGCTGGCACTGACGAAGAAGGAAGTGGCCGAGGGCAAGACTGACATCGTCGTCGGTACCCACGCGCTTCTCGGTGCGGGCATCCAGTTCGCCAATCTCGGGCTGCTGATCATCGACGAAGAACAGCACTTCGGCGTCAAGCACAAGGAGCGTCTGAAGGAGTTGAAGAGCGACGTACACGTTCTGACTCTTTCTGCAACACCGATCCCCCGCACGCTCCAGCTCGCGATGACGGGTGTGCGCGAGCTGTCGCTGATCACGACGCCGCCGGTCGACCGCATGGCGGTGCGCACCTTCATTTCGCCGTTCGATTCGCTCGTCATCCGCGAAACGCTGATGCGCGAGCACTATCGCGGCGGTCAAAGCTTCTATGTCTGCCCGCGGCTTGCCGATCTCGAGGATGTGCATGCGTTCCTGCGCTCCGACGTGCCGGAACTGAAAGTCGCTGTCGCGCACGGTCAGATGCCGGCTGGCGAACTCGAAGACATCATGAATGCCTTCTACGAAGGGCGCTACGACGTGCTGCTGTCGACGACGATCGTAGAATCGGGTCTCGACGTGCCGACCGCCAACACGCTGATCGTCCACCGCGCCGATATGTTCGGCCTCGCTCAGCTTTATCAGCTACGCGGCCGCGTCGGACGCTCGAAGGTCCGCGCCTTCGCGCTCTTCACGCTGCCGGTCAACAAGGTGCTGACGGCGACGGCCGAACGTCGCCTCAAGGTGCTGCAGTCGCTCGACACGCTTGGTGCGGGCTTCCAGCTTGCCAGTCACGATCTCGACATTCGCGGAGCAGGTAATCTGCTTGGCGAGGAGCAGTCCGGCCATATCAAGGAAGTCGGCTTCGAGCTCTATCAGCAGATGCTGGAAGAGGCCGTTGCCGAGGTGAAGGGCGTCGATGAGATCCAGGATAGCGGCTGGTCGCCTCAGATCTCGGTCGGAACTTCGGTGATGATCCCGGATGGCTACGTGCCCGATCTGCACCTGCGCATGGCACTCTATCGCCGTCTCGGGGAGATCGCGGAACTGAAGGAAATCGACGGCTTCGGCGCTGAAATGATCGACCGCTTCGGCCCGATGCCGATCGAGGTCCAGCACCTCCTGAAGATCGTCTACGTGAAATCGCTCTGCCGCGTCGCCAACGTGGAGAAGCTGGATGCGGGGCCCAAGGGCGTTGTCATCCAATTCCGCAACAAGGAGTTTCCGAATCCGGCAAGCCTGGTTGGCTACATCGCCAAGCAGGGCTCCATGGCGAAGATTCGGCCTGACCAAAGTGTATTCCTCACCCGCGACCTGCCGACACCGGAAAAGCGGCTGCAGGGTGCAGCCGTTATCATGACGCAGCTCGCGGAAATGGCGAAGGCGTAA
- a CDS encoding DsbA family oxidoreductase, with protein MERITIDVVSDVVCPWCYLGKARLELAIAEVQDEVGVDINWRPYRLNPDYPPEGVDQKKALEQKLGGAERVAQGHKMLSELGREVGINFDFDAIKIGPNTLDAHRLIHWAMVEDREKQDRVVNALFKANFEEGRNVGDHAVLLNIAQNAGMDRAVVSSLLASDADKDLVIAEIEAAQKMGVNGVPFFIFDQQYAVSGAQTPDVLANALRDIAKAKAEARAGMN; from the coding sequence ATGGAACGCATTACCATCGACGTTGTCTCTGATGTCGTCTGCCCGTGGTGCTATCTCGGCAAGGCGCGGCTGGAGCTTGCGATCGCCGAAGTCCAGGACGAGGTCGGTGTGGACATCAACTGGCGCCCGTACCGCCTCAACCCCGACTATCCGCCCGAAGGCGTCGACCAGAAGAAAGCGCTGGAGCAGAAGCTCGGCGGCGCCGAGCGTGTCGCTCAAGGGCACAAGATGCTGAGCGAGCTTGGTCGCGAAGTCGGCATCAACTTCGATTTCGACGCGATCAAGATCGGCCCGAACACGCTGGATGCACACCGCCTGATCCATTGGGCAATGGTCGAGGATCGCGAGAAGCAGGACCGTGTCGTCAATGCCCTCTTCAAGGCCAATTTCGAGGAAGGGCGCAACGTCGGCGACCATGCCGTTCTGCTCAATATCGCACAGAACGCCGGTATGGACCGAGCGGTCGTCTCCTCCCTGCTCGCGTCCGACGCCGACAAGGATCTCGTGATCGCCGAGATCGAAGCCGCGCAGAAGATGGGCGTCAACGGCGTGCCGTTCTTCATCTTCGACCAGCAGTATGCCGTCAGCGGCGCTCAGACACCGGATGTGTTGGCAAACGCCCTTCGCGATATCGCCAAGGCGAAGGCCGAAGCGCGCGCCGGCATGAACTGA
- a CDS encoding extracellular solute-binding protein: MLRIVLPVIFTLVGSAALAEPVHGIAMHGAPALPADFKHLPYVNPDVKKGGKINYGVVGTFDSLNPFILKSMRTTARGMWDPEYGNLVFETLMLRSRDEPFTLYGLLAQSVEWDEDRSYIQFNLNPAAKWSDGQPVTPDDVIFTFNLLKEKGRVPFNTRLNAVAKMEKVGDHSVRFTFNDKADREFPLILAGSTPILPKHAIDPETFDRSSLTPPVGSGPYKIKSLKPGESITFERDPNYWGKDVPAKVGLDNYDQITVQYFLQDTTLFESFKKGDIDIYPDGSPGHWASAYNFPAATSGNVVKDTFEPKLPSGMFGFVFNTRRPVFNNAKLREGLSLIFDFEWANKNLFSNAYIRTQSFWQNSDLSSFGVPADERELKLLGPIKDRIDPAILNGTYKLPVTDGSGRDRNVLRQAAALLKEAGYTIKNGKMSDANGRPLAFEIMTQNTDQEKLAVSYQRSLQLLGIAATIRTVDDSQYQSRTNSFDYDVIVKSYTSSLSPGIEQLGRWSSAAKDREGTDNFAGVADPGVDTLIQHILMARSAEDFTAAVRSHDRMLLSGHYVLPLYHVDQQWVARSKRIGHPETVPLYGYQLPAWWDQSVQ; encoded by the coding sequence ATGCTCCGGATCGTTCTTCCCGTCATCTTCACCCTGGTTGGCAGCGCAGCTCTCGCCGAGCCGGTGCATGGCATCGCAATGCATGGTGCACCGGCCCTGCCCGCCGATTTCAAGCATCTTCCCTACGTCAATCCCGATGTGAAGAAGGGCGGGAAGATCAATTATGGGGTCGTCGGGACCTTTGACAGCCTCAATCCCTTTATCCTGAAAAGCATGCGCACGACGGCGCGCGGCATGTGGGACCCCGAATACGGGAACCTCGTCTTTGAGACGCTGATGCTTCGCTCGCGCGACGAACCCTTCACGCTCTATGGCCTGCTTGCCCAGTCCGTCGAATGGGATGAGGATCGCAGCTATATCCAGTTCAATCTCAATCCGGCTGCCAAGTGGTCGGACGGCCAGCCGGTGACGCCGGATGACGTGATCTTCACCTTCAACCTTTTGAAGGAAAAGGGCCGCGTTCCCTTCAACACGCGACTGAACGCCGTGGCGAAGATGGAGAAGGTCGGAGACCACAGCGTTCGCTTCACCTTCAACGACAAGGCCGATCGCGAGTTTCCGCTGATCCTCGCTGGCTCCACACCGATCCTGCCAAAGCACGCCATCGACCCCGAGACATTCGATCGGTCATCGCTCACGCCTCCTGTCGGATCCGGTCCCTACAAGATCAAGTCGCTGAAGCCTGGCGAAAGCATAACCTTCGAACGCGATCCCAACTACTGGGGCAAGGATGTTCCTGCGAAAGTAGGCCTCGACAACTACGACCAGATCACGGTCCAGTATTTTCTGCAGGACACCACTCTCTTCGAGTCCTTCAAGAAGGGCGATATCGACATCTACCCGGACGGCAGTCCCGGCCATTGGGCGAGCGCTTACAATTTCCCGGCAGCAACATCCGGCAACGTCGTGAAGGACACCTTTGAACCAAAGCTTCCGAGCGGCATGTTCGGCTTCGTCTTCAACACCCGGCGGCCGGTCTTCAACAACGCGAAGCTCCGCGAGGGGCTGTCGTTGATCTTCGATTTCGAATGGGCGAACAAGAACCTCTTCTCGAACGCCTACATCCGCACCCAAAGCTTCTGGCAGAACTCGGATCTGTCGAGCTTCGGGGTGCCTGCCGACGAGCGCGAGCTGAAACTGCTCGGCCCCATCAAGGATCGTATCGATCCGGCGATTCTGAACGGCACCTACAAGCTTCCCGTAACGGATGGCTCAGGCCGCGATCGCAACGTCCTGAGGCAGGCGGCGGCGCTCCTCAAGGAAGCAGGCTATACGATCAAGAACGGCAAGATGAGCGACGCCAACGGTCGGCCGCTTGCCTTCGAGATCATGACGCAGAACACCGATCAGGAGAAGCTCGCGGTCTCCTACCAGCGTTCGCTCCAGCTGCTCGGCATTGCCGCGACGATCCGCACGGTCGACGATTCGCAGTATCAGAGCCGCACGAATAGCTTCGACTACGATGTCATCGTGAAGTCCTACACGTCGTCTCTGTCTCCGGGCATCGAACAGCTGGGGCGCTGGTCTTCCGCGGCCAAGGATCGTGAAGGCACCGACAATTTCGCCGGCGTCGCCGATCCCGGTGTCGATACGTTGATCCAGCACATCCTCATGGCTCGTTCGGCAGAAGACTTTACAGCGGCGGTGCGCTCTCACGACCGTATGCTCCTGTCGGGGCACTATGTTCTGCCGCTCTACCACGTCGATCAGCAATGGGTCGCGCGCAGCAAGCGCATCGGCCACCCCGAGACGGTTCCGCTCTACGGCTACCAGCTGCCGGCATGGTGGGATCAGAGCGTCCAATAG
- a CDS encoding invasion associated locus B family protein produces the protein MMFKAENKTRAALSVLAVMLGAAAAPVSSFAQDAAAPADAPATAAGAPRLGWYKTCSKQEDNDVCVVQNVVLAGGGQLVTGVGLITISGKINNKSLQVSVPPARLIPPGVSLQIDGGKGQKIDYLMCMPDRCVAQIQLTDAMVASLKKGTDLVLTSINFRRAPNPIKISLEGFTGAFDGEPVSASKLAESQKSLQDSMQKKADEARKKLEEAQKAAKAQ, from the coding sequence ATGATGTTCAAGGCTGAAAACAAAACGCGGGCAGCCCTGTCCGTTCTGGCAGTGATGCTCGGTGCTGCAGCGGCTCCGGTATCGTCCTTCGCGCAAGATGCAGCGGCCCCCGCCGACGCTCCCGCCACTGCTGCCGGCGCCCCGCGTCTCGGCTGGTACAAGACCTGCAGCAAGCAGGAAGACAATGACGTCTGCGTCGTCCAGAACGTCGTTCTTGCAGGCGGCGGCCAGCTCGTTACGGGCGTTGGCCTCATCACCATCTCCGGCAAGATCAACAACAAGAGCCTCCAGGTTTCGGTGCCGCCGGCTCGTCTGATCCCGCCGGGCGTTTCCCTGCAGATCGACGGCGGCAAAGGCCAGAAGATCGACTACCTGATGTGTATGCCCGATCGCTGCGTCGCCCAGATCCAGCTGACCGACGCCATGGTCGCTAGCCTGAAGAAGGGCACCGATCTGGTTCTGACCTCGATCAACTTCCGCCGCGCGCCGAACCCGATCAAGATCTCGCTTGAAGGCTTCACCGGCGCATTCGACGGCGAACCGGTTTCCGCTTCCAAGCTGGCAGAAAGCCAGAAGAGCTTGCAGGACAGCATGCAGAAGAAGGCTGACGAAGCCCGCAAGAAGCTCGAAGAAGCACAAAAGGCAGCAAAGGCTCAGTAA
- the hspQ gene encoding heat shock protein HspQ, producing MKERVAKFSIGEVVRHKVFPFRGVIFDVDPEFANTEEWWNSIPAEVRPSKDQPFYHLLAENDENEYVAYVSEQNLINDESGVPLRNEQVYQIFDMAPSGQFKPKMNFTH from the coding sequence ATGAAAGAAAGAGTAGCAAAGTTCAGTATCGGCGAAGTGGTTCGGCACAAGGTATTTCCGTTCCGTGGCGTCATATTTGACGTAGATCCGGAATTTGCGAACACGGAAGAATGGTGGAACTCCATTCCAGCCGAAGTACGCCCCAGCAAGGACCAGCCCTTCTACCACTTGCTCGCCGAAAACGATGAAAACGAATACGTCGCCTACGTATCCGAGCAGAATCTGATAAATGACGAAAGCGGCGTCCCGCTTCGCAATGAGCAGGTCTATCAGATTTTCGATATGGCACCCTCGGGTCAGTTCAAGCCCAAGATGAACTTCACCCATTAA